DNA from Evansella sp. LMS18:
CTTCGTTTTTTCAACAGCCTCATTACCGTCATTGGCTACAATTACTTCAAAGCCTTCCTTTTCGAGCCCAAACTTTAAAATATCTGCAATTGGCTGTTCGTCGTCTACAACCAGTATTTTTTGTTTATCCATTTATACCACTCCTGTAGTCATTACAGACCAGATTGTTCTGTTTCTTACCTTATATTCTACCATATTAAAAAAATCCTGCTCCATCATGTAAACCTTATTTAGCGTCTCATATTAAATTGCGTTGAAATGATAATGGAGAGTTTATAAAAAAACCTATCCAGTGTATGGATAGGTGATTTTATGTATTGGTGCTGGCCAGAGGACTTGAACCCCCAACCTACTGATTACAAGTCAGTTGCTCTACCAATTGAGCTAGGCCAGCGTATTAAGTTAAAAGTGGTGGCTCGGGACGGAATCGAACCGCCGACACACGGATTTTCAGTCCGTTGCTCTACCGACTGAGCTACCGAGCCATACATTATTTGTGATTTTATTTAGACTGCCAGGTGTTCTCTTTAAGCTTGTCTTACTGAGGGCAGACAAAAATGGCGGTCCCGACGGGAATCGAACCCGCGATCTCCTGCGTGACAGGCAGGCATGTTAACCGCTACACCACGGGACCTTGGTTGCGGGGGACGGATTTGAACCATCGACCTTCGGGTTATGAGCCCGACGAGCTACCAGACTGCTCCACCCCGCGACGATATGAAAGTTTCGGATGATAATTACGAAAACAAGCGATAGATGTAATTATATACTATCTATAATAATTTGTAAAGTTGGTGACCCGTACGGGATTCGAACCCGTGTTACCGCCGTGAAAGGGCGGTGTCTTAACCACTTGACCAACGGGCCAGTAAAACTGTTTCATTTCTTGGCGACATGTAATATCATAACATTATAATTAAATAGATACAATAGTTTTTTAAAAAAATCTAAAAAAGTTATTAAAAGATATTCAGGGAACAAAGCGATTTAAAATGCTCCGTCCCCTGATTTTTGTATCCTATCCAAATACCCCTCTGACTAGGTTTGTCTGGTTCCTGTCAGGACCTACAGAAAAGACGGTTAACGGAATACCAGTAAGCTGGGACACTCGCTCAACATAGTATAAAGCGTTTCTTGGCAAGTCGTGAAGAGATTTAACACCGGTTATATCTTCTTCCCATCCAGGAAGTTCTTCATACACAGGTTCACACTCGGCAAGAACTTTCAGGCTTGCAGGGAATTCATCAATTATTTCACCACGGTATTTATATGCCACACAAATTTTCAGTGTCTTAATTCCAGTCAGGACATCAATTGAATTAAGGGAGAGGTCTGTAATACCGCTCACACGGCGTGCATGGCGCACTACGACACTGTCAAACCAACCGACACGTCTCGGCCGTCCGGTTGTCGTCCCATACTCGTTCCCTGTTTCCCTTATTTGATCGCCAATTTCATCCTTAAGCTCTGTTGGGAATGGTCCGTCCCCTACTCTAGTTGTATATGCTTTAGAAACACCAACCACATGGTTAATTTTAGACGGGCCTACACCAGAACCAATTGTTACTCCTCCTGCAATAGGGTTAGAAGATGTCACAAATGGATATGTACCCTGGTCAATATCAAGCATTACCCCTTGCGCCCCTTCGAATAAGACTCTTTTGCCGTCATCCAGTGCATCGTTAAGAACAACAGATGTGTCAGCCACGTATTTTGCAATCTGCTGGCCGTACTCAAAATACTCATCGAGGATATCTTCTTTTTTAAACCCTTCCACTTCATAAACTTTTTCAAAGAGGCGGTTTTTATCCTGAAGGTTATAGTCCAGTTTTTCTTCAAATGCTTCTTTATCCAGGAGGTCGGCGATTCTAATTCCTACTCTTGCAGCCTTATCCATATACGCCGGGCCAATCCCTTTACGGGTAGTCCCGATTTTGTTGGCACCCTTGCTGTCTTCCTCAACAGCATCAAGTTTTAGATGGTATGGCAGTATAACATGCGCCCTGTTGCTGATACGGAGATTGCCTGTATCAATCCCAAGATCATGGAGATATTTCAGTTCTTCCACGAGTGCTTTCGGATCAATAACCATTCCGTTACCGATAACGCAGATTTTATCACTATAAAAAATTCCCGACGGTATTAAATGCAGTTTGTATTTTTTGTCATTAAAAACAATAGTATGTCCTGCGTTATTACCGCCTTGGTATCTTGCTACTAATTCAGCCTGCTCAGACAAAAAGTCGGTGATTTTTCCTTTTCCTTCGTCTCCCCACTGTGTTCCAACCACTACAACGGATGGCATAGGTGAGCACCTCCACTTATAATTATTAATTTATTTTAGTATTTAATATTAACCAGCTAAACATGAAAACCACAGTAAGTTTATCAATAAAAAATGCTTAAGTCAATAAAACACGAACATTAAATTGATATTCGCCATATTTCGTTCGTGGATGTTATCCCGCTATACTTGTCAGAAAACAAAAAAAAGAAGCCTGTCTTACTCAGGCTCCCGGTGGCATATCCTGTTCGTCAAACCGCCGTTCAAGGTTAACGAACTTATTGTATTCTTTTACAAAAGCTAACTCTACCGTCCCAACAGGACCATTACGCTGTTTAGCAATGATAATTTCGATAATAT
Protein-coding regions in this window:
- a CDS encoding adenylosuccinate synthase, which codes for MPSVVVVGTQWGDEGKGKITDFLSEQAELVARYQGGNNAGHTIVFNDKKYKLHLIPSGIFYSDKICVIGNGMVIDPKALVEELKYLHDLGIDTGNLRISNRAHVILPYHLKLDAVEEDSKGANKIGTTRKGIGPAYMDKAARVGIRIADLLDKEAFEEKLDYNLQDKNRLFEKVYEVEGFKKEDILDEYFEYGQQIAKYVADTSVVLNDALDDGKRVLFEGAQGVMLDIDQGTYPFVTSSNPIAGGVTIGSGVGPSKINHVVGVSKAYTTRVGDGPFPTELKDEIGDQIRETGNEYGTTTGRPRRVGWFDSVVVRHARRVSGITDLSLNSIDVLTGIKTLKICVAYKYRGEIIDEFPASLKVLAECEPVYEELPGWEEDITGVKSLHDLPRNALYYVERVSQLTGIPLTVFSVGPDRNQTNLVRGVFG